A single genomic interval of Drosophila virilis strain 15010-1051.87 chromosome 2, Dvir_AGI_RSII-ME, whole genome shotgun sequence harbors:
- the Su(var)3-7 gene encoding protein suppressor of variegation 3-7 isoform X2, translating to MELENGRTGETSSPKPDDAGIGNKMASSSEKPINKEKTVEHELKIMDVEGAVTAETTLTIELDDDDVEVVNDPSVSELPTVLIDNEHEKKSTEDPLEDEKASTKTEPSSDVESTGSYNGPDPMGLLERIDSSKEVDDDDEEESADEASSSGSRRISRRERWQIWMKRWPWLLHEESDGDYAFCLYCNVVINVNKKLKHVQQHNLSLYHQERENNYLAFKNSDDYARLGTSEHEVKHEFGTDNYVAAMKQKRANEVEKLNNFNWMRWLNWHQWLERIQPEGTIGLCKYCNVRMNVEFVYLRKRHETSKGHCEAQRTHQEKSARKRKRSASQEDNSVDAASEPKAQNEDSNVMTVVGAGLETTDPSDWCELLPDTNPQQCRCTLCDCRMAITSFMRHLKTKVHCSNLFAHKGTQSSKLNRGIWAQYAEQHPWLVADPTDPTLAYCHICSRRFIYGHSEIKRKTHENSEKHLAAVAASVAAATEEARNNDEEEQSEQEQSEAQSEGSDDDYVDEDDKLSTTPRSSAEPTEVTAESRKTKRVVRHFWWLRYSRDRKIQQCKFCRVRFSSEWAKVRHEQSARHQRLIHQYKVRQTARRKEARKKHTEDAGGEAAEDEEENDEEQSNADSAAVAEGNNSEVSNQPKVTNKAAHKPVPATMQGKVMVWKDRFPWLSWKRSEPRHNYGWCKLCEVSVFLPSFKYASKHQRSTRHVRLRFERKKAARMPPTDVASVSTPTTPALATGEAKNKAAMAELQAKYDWLEPDATDENHCHCKICDTRLPIKLFYLRQHDGSRKHLEQLERLRNNSGVTSLGVNVAEPAASVMDMDQESDEALSFKSEYSTGEQPPSKRMRRSLEVRRILRVLRDSVGKRNDERSQLDMAKDMICSSFDIVSRLRTLERENESPVIASRNHVEANSFAAQPRDTIDLFFESITQTMKTLPGDLAAEGKAKIMQIVCDLELRGMQRNASVPTIVEPEVETRSELQLNETTASSTAENSSTRRTSDRMTFEEVLDVPPASPESVSSSITIDDLMEDSPAQSKQSLSNDNHIAGNPSELTVTPKQRPTIRTNPSPPASTVTVSAAPSVNGRVKEVPLNIRRYLPSSVQVGTSKQDASDALRIVPINKLTTPNANPSNVRNSMNSAGHSSPLMQRSGQQSNHGTPNSIVMHTPPNSNSSVHSDLSNGTSSGSGGSTPLYRKIRVNNGTSTKLITFQNSGQQKQQSQQHYHQLQPHQISQQQKLSMRYSSGGGSTALTPAHVQAQAQLRALSANRAVVRHLPANNRTTQP from the exons ATGGAATTGGAGAACGGACGAACTGGTGAGACTTCCTCACCAAAGCCAGACGATGCCGGtattggcaacaaaatggcgtcTTCGTCCGAAAAGCcgataaataaagaaaagacGGTCGAGCACGAGTTGAAAATAATGGATGTCGAGGGCGCAGTTACAGCGGAAACTACACTTACTATTGAGCTGGACGATGACGATGTGGAAGTCGTCAATGACCCCTCAGTGTCCGAATTGCCGACGGTATTAATTGATAACGAGCATGAGAAGAAATCAACGGAGGATCCGCTGGAGGATGAGAAAGCGTCCACAAAGACAGAGCCCAGCAGTGACGTTGAAAGTACAGGCTCTTACAATGGACCCGATCCTATGGGCCTACTGGAACGAATTGATTCAAGCAAGGAGGTggacgatgacgacgaggaAGAAAGCGCCGATGAGGCAAGCAGCAGTGGCTCGCGTCGCATTAGCCGCAGAGAGCGATGGCAGATTTGGATGAAACGCTGGCCCTGGCTGCTGCACGAGGAGAGCGACGGCGACTACGCCTTCTGTCTCTACTGCAATGTGGTTATAAATGTGAACAAGAAGCTCAAGCATGTACAACAGCACAACCTGTCGCTTTACCACCAGGAGCGTGAGAACAACTACTTAGCCTTTAAGAATAGTGATGATTATGCTCGGCTTGG CACTAGTGAACATGAGGTGAAGCATGAATTTGGCACCGATAACTATGTGGCCGCCATGAAGCAGAAGCGTGCCAACGAAGTGGAGAAGCTAAACAACTTCAATTGGATGCGCTGGTTAAATTGGCATCAGTGGCTCGAGCGAATCCAGCCGGAGGGCACCATTGGCCTGTGCAAGTACTGTAATGTGCGCATGAACGTTGAGTTTGTCTACTTGCGCAAGCGGCACGAGACCAGCAAGGGTCACTGTGAGGCACAGCGGACACATCAGGAGAAGTCAGCGCGTAAACGCAAGCGCAGCGCAAGCCAAGAGGACAATTCAGTTGATGCGGCGTCGGAGCCAAAAGCTCAAAATGAAGACTCAAACGTTATGACTGTCGTTGGCGCCGGCTTAGAGACCACGGATCCCAGTGACTGGTGTGAATTGTTACCAGATACCAATCCTCAGCAATGCCGCTGCACGCTCTGCGACTGTCGCATGGCCATAACGAGCTTTATGCGCCACTTGAAGACAAAGGTGCACTGCAGCAATCTATTTGCACACAAGGGGACTCAGTC GTCTAAGCTGAATCGAGGCATTTGGGCACAGTATGCAGAACAGCATCCATGGCTAGTGGCCGATCCCACTGATCCCACGCTGGCTTACTGTCATATTTGCTCGAGGCGCTTCATATATGGACATTCTGAAATCAAACGCAAAACTCATGAAAATTCAGAAAAGCATCTGGCTGCGGTGGCTGcctcagttgctgctgcaactgaaGAAGCACGGAACAACGACGAGGAGGAACAAAGCGAACAGGAACAGTCGGAGGCGCAAAGCGAGGGTAGCGACGACGATTATGTTGATGAGGATGACAAGCTCTCCACGACGCCCAGAAGCTCCGCCGA GCCCACAGAAGTGACTGCCGAGTCGCGCAAGACCAAGCGCGTGGTGCGGCATTTTTGGTGGTTGCGTTACTCCAGAGATCGCAAAATACAGCAGTGCAAATTTTGTCGCGTGCGCTTTAGCAGCGAGTGGGCCAAGGTTCGTCATGAACAAAGCGCTCGCCACCAAAGGCTAATACATCAGTATAAGGTGCGACAGACAGCACGCCGCAAAGAAGCGCGCAAAAAGCATACGGAGGATGCAGGGGGTGAAGCAGCCGAGGACGAGGAGGAAAACGACGAGGAGCAGAGCAATGCTGattcagcagcagttgctgagGGCAATAACTCTGAAGTTAGCAATCAACCCAAAGTGACCAACAAAGCGGCACACAAGCCCGTGCCTGCCACCATGCAAGGCAAGGTGATGGTCTGGAAGGATCGCTTTCCATGGCTCTCTTGGAAGCGGAGCGAACCGCGTCACAACTACGGCTGGTGTAAGCTGTGCGAGGTGTCTGTCTTCTTGCCCAGCTTCAAGTACGCCTCAAAGCATCAGCGAAGCACGCGTCATGTTCGGCTACGCTTTGAGCGTAAGAAAGCAGCACGTATGCCACCCACGGATGTAGCGTCTGTGTCCACACCAACAACGCCAGCGTTGGCAACAGGCGAGGCGAAAAATAAAGCCGCAATGGCAGAATTGCAAGCCAAATACGATTGGTTGGAGCCGGATGCCACAGATGAGAATCATTGCCATTGCAAAATATGCGATACTCGGCTGCCCATCAAGCTGTTCTATTTGCGCCAGCACGATGGATCACGCAAACATCTTGAGCAGTTGGAGCGACTTAGAAATAACAGCGGAGTCACTTCACTGGGAGTCAACGTTGCGGAACCTGCCGCATCTGTCATGGATATGGACCAGGAGAGCGATGAGGCCCTAAGCTTCAA ATCAGAGTACAGCACTGGGGAGCAGCCGCCGTCCAAGCGAATGCGTCGTTCGCTGGAGGTGCGTCGCATATTGCGCGTACTGCGCGACTCTGTGGGCAAACGAAACGATGAGCGCAGCCAGTTGGATATGGCTAAGGACATGATATGCTCCTCTTTTGACATTGTGTCGCGTCTCCGTACACTAGAGCGTGAGAACGAATCACCCGTCATAGCATCACGTAATCACGTAGAGGCAAACTCTTTTGCTGCACAGCCACGCGATACCATAGATCTGTTCTTCGAGAGCATAACACAGACCATGAAAACCCTGCCTGGGGATCTAGCAGCCGAGGGCAAGGCCAAAATTATGCAGATCGTTTGCGACTTGGAACTGCGCGGCATGCAGCGGAACGCTTCAGTGCCCACAATCGTCGAACCGGAAGTGGAGACCAGAAGTGAGCTACAGTTAAATGAAACAACAGCGTCATCAACTGCAGAGAATAGCTCAACCAGGCGAACTTCAGATCGCATGACTTTTGAGGAGGTATTGGATGTGCCTCCCGCTTCGCCCGAGTCAGTATCCTCATCTATAACCATTGACGATTTGATGGAAGATTCGCCGGCGCAGTCGAAACAGTCATTGTCTAACGACAACCATATAGCGGGCAATCCATCCGAGTTGACCGTAACGCCCAAGCAGCGCCCTACTATTCGTACCAATCCGAGTCCACCCGCATCAACCGTAACTGTTTCGGCAGCACCGTCTGTTAATGGGCGCGTCAAGGAGGTGCCACTCAACATACGTCGCTACCTGCCCTCCTCCGTGCAGGTTGGCACCTCTAAACAGGACGCCTCGGATGCCCTGCGCATTGTGCCTATTAACAAGCTGACCACACCAAATGCAAATCCCAGCAATGTGCGCAACAGCATGAATAGCGCCGGTCATTCATCGCCCTTGATGCAGCGTAGCGGACAGCAGTCGAACCATGGTACGCCCAATTCAATTGTTATGCACACGCCACCCAATTCCAACTCTAGCGTCCATTCGGACTTGAGCAATGGCACGTCCAGCGGTAGCGGTGGCTCCACGCCCTTGTATCGTAAAATTCGAGTCAACAATGGCACCAGCACCAAGCTaattacgttccaaaactctggacagcagaagcagcagtcGCAACAGCATTATCACCAGCTGCAGCCGCACCAGATCAGTCAACAGCAGAAACTGTCCATGCGCTATTCGAGCGGCGGTGGCAGCACAGCGCTTACGCCGGCCCATGTTCAAGCACAGGCGCAGCTGCGAGCATTGAGTGCGAACCGAGCAGTGGTGCGACATCTGCCCGCCAACAACAGAACGACGCAACCATAA
- the Su(var)3-7 gene encoding protein suppressor of variegation 3-7 isoform X1, which produces MELENGRTGETSSPKPDDAGIGNKMASSSEKPINKEKTVEHELKIMDVEGAVTAETTLTIELDDDDVEVVNDPSVSELPTVLIDNEHEKKSTEDPLEDEKASTKTEPSSDVESTGSYNGPDPMGLLERIDSSKEVDDDDEEESADEASSSGSRRISRRERWQIWMKRWPWLLHEESDGDYAFCLYCNVVINVNKKLKHVQQHNLSLYHQERENNYLAFKNSDDYARLGTSEHEVKHEFGTDNYVAAMKQKRANEVEKLNNFNWMRWLNWHQWLERIQPEGTIGLCKYCNVRMNVEFVYLRKRHETSKGHCEAQRTHQEKSARKRKRSASQEDNSVDAASEPKAQNEDSNVMTVVGAGLETTDPSDWCELLPDTNPQQCRCTLCDCRMAITSFMRHLKTKVHCSNLFAHKGTQSSKLNRGIWAQYAEQHPWLVADPTDPTLAYCHICSRRFIYGHSEIKRKTHENSEKHLAAVAASVAAATEEARNNDEEEQSEQEQSEAQSEGSDDDYVDEDDKLSTTPRSSAEPTEVTAESRKTKRVVRHFWWLRYSRDRKIQQCKFCRVRFSSEWAKVRHEQSARHQRLIHQYKVRQTARRKEARKKHTEDAGGEAAEDEEENDEEQSNADSAAVAEGNNSEVSNQPKVTNKAAHKPVPATMQGKVMVWKDRFPWLSWKRSEPRHNYGWCKLCEVSVFLPSFKYASKHQRSTRHVRLRFERKKAARMPPTDVASVSTPTTPALATGEAKNKAAMAELQAKYDWLEPDATDENHCHCKICDTRLPIKLFYLRQHDGSRKHLEQLERLRNNSGVTSLGVNVAEPAASVMDMDQESDEALSFNPLLSRSEYSTGEQPPSKRMRRSLEVRRILRVLRDSVGKRNDERSQLDMAKDMICSSFDIVSRLRTLERENESPVIASRNHVEANSFAAQPRDTIDLFFESITQTMKTLPGDLAAEGKAKIMQIVCDLELRGMQRNASVPTIVEPEVETRSELQLNETTASSTAENSSTRRTSDRMTFEEVLDVPPASPESVSSSITIDDLMEDSPAQSKQSLSNDNHIAGNPSELTVTPKQRPTIRTNPSPPASTVTVSAAPSVNGRVKEVPLNIRRYLPSSVQVGTSKQDASDALRIVPINKLTTPNANPSNVRNSMNSAGHSSPLMQRSGQQSNHGTPNSIVMHTPPNSNSSVHSDLSNGTSSGSGGSTPLYRKIRVNNGTSTKLITFQNSGQQKQQSQQHYHQLQPHQISQQQKLSMRYSSGGGSTALTPAHVQAQAQLRALSANRAVVRHLPANNRTTQP; this is translated from the exons ATGGAATTGGAGAACGGACGAACTGGTGAGACTTCCTCACCAAAGCCAGACGATGCCGGtattggcaacaaaatggcgtcTTCGTCCGAAAAGCcgataaataaagaaaagacGGTCGAGCACGAGTTGAAAATAATGGATGTCGAGGGCGCAGTTACAGCGGAAACTACACTTACTATTGAGCTGGACGATGACGATGTGGAAGTCGTCAATGACCCCTCAGTGTCCGAATTGCCGACGGTATTAATTGATAACGAGCATGAGAAGAAATCAACGGAGGATCCGCTGGAGGATGAGAAAGCGTCCACAAAGACAGAGCCCAGCAGTGACGTTGAAAGTACAGGCTCTTACAATGGACCCGATCCTATGGGCCTACTGGAACGAATTGATTCAAGCAAGGAGGTggacgatgacgacgaggaAGAAAGCGCCGATGAGGCAAGCAGCAGTGGCTCGCGTCGCATTAGCCGCAGAGAGCGATGGCAGATTTGGATGAAACGCTGGCCCTGGCTGCTGCACGAGGAGAGCGACGGCGACTACGCCTTCTGTCTCTACTGCAATGTGGTTATAAATGTGAACAAGAAGCTCAAGCATGTACAACAGCACAACCTGTCGCTTTACCACCAGGAGCGTGAGAACAACTACTTAGCCTTTAAGAATAGTGATGATTATGCTCGGCTTGG CACTAGTGAACATGAGGTGAAGCATGAATTTGGCACCGATAACTATGTGGCCGCCATGAAGCAGAAGCGTGCCAACGAAGTGGAGAAGCTAAACAACTTCAATTGGATGCGCTGGTTAAATTGGCATCAGTGGCTCGAGCGAATCCAGCCGGAGGGCACCATTGGCCTGTGCAAGTACTGTAATGTGCGCATGAACGTTGAGTTTGTCTACTTGCGCAAGCGGCACGAGACCAGCAAGGGTCACTGTGAGGCACAGCGGACACATCAGGAGAAGTCAGCGCGTAAACGCAAGCGCAGCGCAAGCCAAGAGGACAATTCAGTTGATGCGGCGTCGGAGCCAAAAGCTCAAAATGAAGACTCAAACGTTATGACTGTCGTTGGCGCCGGCTTAGAGACCACGGATCCCAGTGACTGGTGTGAATTGTTACCAGATACCAATCCTCAGCAATGCCGCTGCACGCTCTGCGACTGTCGCATGGCCATAACGAGCTTTATGCGCCACTTGAAGACAAAGGTGCACTGCAGCAATCTATTTGCACACAAGGGGACTCAGTC GTCTAAGCTGAATCGAGGCATTTGGGCACAGTATGCAGAACAGCATCCATGGCTAGTGGCCGATCCCACTGATCCCACGCTGGCTTACTGTCATATTTGCTCGAGGCGCTTCATATATGGACATTCTGAAATCAAACGCAAAACTCATGAAAATTCAGAAAAGCATCTGGCTGCGGTGGCTGcctcagttgctgctgcaactgaaGAAGCACGGAACAACGACGAGGAGGAACAAAGCGAACAGGAACAGTCGGAGGCGCAAAGCGAGGGTAGCGACGACGATTATGTTGATGAGGATGACAAGCTCTCCACGACGCCCAGAAGCTCCGCCGA GCCCACAGAAGTGACTGCCGAGTCGCGCAAGACCAAGCGCGTGGTGCGGCATTTTTGGTGGTTGCGTTACTCCAGAGATCGCAAAATACAGCAGTGCAAATTTTGTCGCGTGCGCTTTAGCAGCGAGTGGGCCAAGGTTCGTCATGAACAAAGCGCTCGCCACCAAAGGCTAATACATCAGTATAAGGTGCGACAGACAGCACGCCGCAAAGAAGCGCGCAAAAAGCATACGGAGGATGCAGGGGGTGAAGCAGCCGAGGACGAGGAGGAAAACGACGAGGAGCAGAGCAATGCTGattcagcagcagttgctgagGGCAATAACTCTGAAGTTAGCAATCAACCCAAAGTGACCAACAAAGCGGCACACAAGCCCGTGCCTGCCACCATGCAAGGCAAGGTGATGGTCTGGAAGGATCGCTTTCCATGGCTCTCTTGGAAGCGGAGCGAACCGCGTCACAACTACGGCTGGTGTAAGCTGTGCGAGGTGTCTGTCTTCTTGCCCAGCTTCAAGTACGCCTCAAAGCATCAGCGAAGCACGCGTCATGTTCGGCTACGCTTTGAGCGTAAGAAAGCAGCACGTATGCCACCCACGGATGTAGCGTCTGTGTCCACACCAACAACGCCAGCGTTGGCAACAGGCGAGGCGAAAAATAAAGCCGCAATGGCAGAATTGCAAGCCAAATACGATTGGTTGGAGCCGGATGCCACAGATGAGAATCATTGCCATTGCAAAATATGCGATACTCGGCTGCCCATCAAGCTGTTCTATTTGCGCCAGCACGATGGATCACGCAAACATCTTGAGCAGTTGGAGCGACTTAGAAATAACAGCGGAGTCACTTCACTGGGAGTCAACGTTGCGGAACCTGCCGCATCTGTCATGGATATGGACCAGGAGAGCGATGAGGCCCTAAGCTTCAA tcCGCTTCTCTCTAGATCAGAGTACAGCACTGGGGAGCAGCCGCCGTCCAAGCGAATGCGTCGTTCGCTGGAGGTGCGTCGCATATTGCGCGTACTGCGCGACTCTGTGGGCAAACGAAACGATGAGCGCAGCCAGTTGGATATGGCTAAGGACATGATATGCTCCTCTTTTGACATTGTGTCGCGTCTCCGTACACTAGAGCGTGAGAACGAATCACCCGTCATAGCATCACGTAATCACGTAGAGGCAAACTCTTTTGCTGCACAGCCACGCGATACCATAGATCTGTTCTTCGAGAGCATAACACAGACCATGAAAACCCTGCCTGGGGATCTAGCAGCCGAGGGCAAGGCCAAAATTATGCAGATCGTTTGCGACTTGGAACTGCGCGGCATGCAGCGGAACGCTTCAGTGCCCACAATCGTCGAACCGGAAGTGGAGACCAGAAGTGAGCTACAGTTAAATGAAACAACAGCGTCATCAACTGCAGAGAATAGCTCAACCAGGCGAACTTCAGATCGCATGACTTTTGAGGAGGTATTGGATGTGCCTCCCGCTTCGCCCGAGTCAGTATCCTCATCTATAACCATTGACGATTTGATGGAAGATTCGCCGGCGCAGTCGAAACAGTCATTGTCTAACGACAACCATATAGCGGGCAATCCATCCGAGTTGACCGTAACGCCCAAGCAGCGCCCTACTATTCGTACCAATCCGAGTCCACCCGCATCAACCGTAACTGTTTCGGCAGCACCGTCTGTTAATGGGCGCGTCAAGGAGGTGCCACTCAACATACGTCGCTACCTGCCCTCCTCCGTGCAGGTTGGCACCTCTAAACAGGACGCCTCGGATGCCCTGCGCATTGTGCCTATTAACAAGCTGACCACACCAAATGCAAATCCCAGCAATGTGCGCAACAGCATGAATAGCGCCGGTCATTCATCGCCCTTGATGCAGCGTAGCGGACAGCAGTCGAACCATGGTACGCCCAATTCAATTGTTATGCACACGCCACCCAATTCCAACTCTAGCGTCCATTCGGACTTGAGCAATGGCACGTCCAGCGGTAGCGGTGGCTCCACGCCCTTGTATCGTAAAATTCGAGTCAACAATGGCACCAGCACCAAGCTaattacgttccaaaactctggacagcagaagcagcagtcGCAACAGCATTATCACCAGCTGCAGCCGCACCAGATCAGTCAACAGCAGAAACTGTCCATGCGCTATTCGAGCGGCGGTGGCAGCACAGCGCTTACGCCGGCCCATGTTCAAGCACAGGCGCAGCTGCGAGCATTGAGTGCGAACCGAGCAGTGGTGCGACATCTGCCCGCCAACAACAGAACGACGCAACCATAA
- the Bet5 gene encoding trafficking protein particle complex subunit 1, translating into MTIFNLYIFDKMGTLMHYAEWNRTKKSGITREEEAKLTYGMLFSIKSFVSKISPHDPREGFLYYKTNRYALHYLETPSGLKFVLNTDTAAINVKELLQQLYAKVWVEYVVRDPLWTPGTVVTSELFQSKLDEFIKQSPIFGIRNI; encoded by the exons ATgacgatttttaatttgtacatatTTGACAAAATGGGCACTCTAATGCATTACGCAGAGTGGAACCGTACCAAAAAATCGGGCATAACCCGTGAGGAG GAAGCAAAGCTAACATATGGCATGCTATTCTCCATCAAGTCCTTTGTCAGCAAAATATCACCACACGATCCGCGTGAAGGATTTCTCTACTATAAAACAAATCGCTATGCGCTACATTATCTGGAAACGCCCTCGGGATTAAA ATTTGTACTAAACACTGACACGGCAGCCATCAATGTCAAGgaactgctgcagcagctatACGCCAAAGTCTGGGTGGAGTATGTGGTGCGTGATCCACTGTGGACGCCCGGCACAGTGGTCACCTCGGAGTTGTTCCAGAGCAAACTTGACGAGTTCATCAAACAGTCGCCTATTTTTGGCATAAGAAATATTTAG